The following nucleotide sequence is from Juglans microcarpa x Juglans regia isolate MS1-56 chromosome 6D, Jm3101_v1.0, whole genome shotgun sequence.
CACAATATGGCCTATATATAAGAGGCCAAAGGTTATACAAGATGGTTCTAAAGTAACGTGAGATTCTCTACTTAATTCTGCATATAGACTTTTGGttagtttgaatagtgagataagatgatatgattttagataaaaattaaaaattgaataaaatattattagaatattattttttaatattattatttttttaagatttgaaaaaattaaattatttattatattttatataaaaatttgataaaattataataatgagatgaaataaaataaaatgatttatgaatccAAACGGACCTAAAGATTTTTATAAGCGATCCATTATGTAGGACTGTGTGCTAAATAGTTAGCATTGTTACGTGTGCTGAATCGATGGGATAATCAGATAAGACCTTGAGTTAACATGATTAGTATTTGGAAAATAAGGGTCAAGTTTAATAACCAACATCTCCGTAGATGGGCTGAAATAGGACATCCTTTATTGAGCCTTTCCTCTTCATTGAAGgctcttttttgtttgttttctcgTTCGGcttggaaaattgaaatttgcAGAAAAATAATCTGTAACATTTTTCATTGAGTTGACAACATGTTTCAGAGCATTTAGCTGGGGATCTCTAGAATTTAAAAAGGCATCAACATTACAAACAACCAAGCCCATTTAACATCACATAAGCGAGCTGGACCATTCATTTTCTTGAATGTGTTGCTGGCCTAAAGAGGTACAAGACTCCAAAGAACATTGGATTCAGAAGATCATATCGGCAAGCAATGCATTGATCAGTAGTAGGTTAGCAACTCTTGTCAAAGGGAATAATGAGAGGTATCAGACAAGACATCCATCAAATAATGGTGGGGGGGGCAATACCCACTCAGCATTGCCATAAGAAGCCCGACTTGAGCAAAAGGGATTTTTACAACAGACATTCTTCTGACTCTCGGCCGACATGATGTAAAGCAATCCCCACCtgttcaagaaaaatatttggtaCAATGGTAAAGTTCTTTCTAGCATACAAGAATCAATAACAATGGTAAAGTTGCTTCTAGCATACAAGAATCAATAGGAACCTAACCCCAACCCAACAAACTCATTTTACACAATTGAAGCTCTTGCACGCAACTAGATGGTGTGCTTTacttttagaaagtctgaaagaAAGTGATAGAACCTGGGTTCTGCCATGGAATcagggaaaaaataaaggagaaaatacCTTTCATTAATTCAGCTTTTAGTAGTTAACCATAAAGAGTTCATTAATTCCATTTCCATCCATCCAAGTTGCACTTGCATTAACCATTCTATTACCGAGATAAGTGTGAAAACTACCCTTTTGAAAACAGTTATGGGTAGTGACACAAGTCTCACGCTGGACACACCATCCGGGTCTTGTAATGTTACAGATGGGTTAAATTACAAATGAGGAATGATATGAAACAAACGGATCCTAACGCTATAAGGTCAGATATAATAGTTTAAACTACATTCTATGCAAAATATGAACTTCCTATTACTAAATTTTGTTAGGTTATACTCCCGGAAAGCTGCGTAAAGCAAGGTAGCTTCATCCTAGTGGCTACCCTGCACAACTTCTGTTTGCCTAGTCTGTTGAGTGTCACTACTCAAGTGTTGGTCCTTCCTGCCAGACCTTGGATCTTCATGCCCAGGAACCTTCCCAAGTCTCTCCTGCAAAAACAAAgttctgaaaaatgagcgagtGAGCAAATTTAAGCAAGCAGAAgcttatttataacttttaggggaagagaagaaaggaaaggGAGGGGGCGGATGGGTGGGCGTTTGATGTTAATAGTTAGGACTCCATCAGCTTTGGTCAATTGTGTTCTAAATAACGCTCCGGTGATATACGGcatccaaccatccaaacaGTTATGAACTTCTGCCATACTACTTACAAACCAAACCTAGAGTCAATTCATTCCTTGTGGCATGGACAGGGACTAGGTCAAGTCTGGTAAGGACACAAGAGCCaaacactataagaaaaatgaacatttatgaCGAGTTATTTACgacaaaatgactatttgtgacgAGAATAGACttattttgacagaaaataattagcagcaaataaacagttttcttatagtgaaaGAAACCCATCAAATTAAACCATGACCCGACCATCACCTTAAGCAAGGCATTCTCCGCGAGAAGCTGCTCATAATCACTCCTGATCCGGCTCACTTCTGATCTGAGATTGGCATTTTCTTCTGTCAACAATTCAGCACGCTGGGCCAGCTCATCACATTCCGCCTGACTCCAAATCATGCACATATAATAATCATTGAATTCATTGGCCAGCAAGTGATCCAGGGTAGCCAGATAGGATAAACAGATATAAGGACAGCTTCCTTACCTGCTTACGCAATCTGGATCGACGAGCAGATTCCCTATTCGATTGCTTCCTCCTTTGTCTCTTAAGCTCTCTTTCATCCTGAATCCACAAAATGGATAAGATGCGCAGCATAACATACATACAACAGCAAGggtttagaaaaagaaaatgctgcaatttggaagaaaaataGTTGCCGTTCCATTTAGATCCAATTAATGACCAAGGATTAAGCAATAACAAGCAATGAAGAGGAGAGACAAAGccgacacacacacacacagactaTCCCACCCACCCGGCCCTTAGCATGAAAAATCATCACAACATTTGAATCCCGGATAGCAACTAACTTTTTATTTTGCCCactaaaagaaaagaagctTTGCATGAtgcaaaacaaaccatttagaACATCAAATTTGCATTATATTcaacaaactttcaaaattaaAGTGGTAACCTAGTATTATAACTTCACTAGAAGTTATGAACTTGTAACAATACCAagataactttttcaaaatttagctTGCAATGAACCAAATGAAAAGCATGAACAAGAACCAGAAAGGAAGAAAAGGGATAAAAACTAATGGTTGTTTGCCATAACAACTTGCTGATCACCGGGTGAAAAAGCTAAAGAGCTTCGGTGTTCACTTAAAGGAAACATGGTATCCTTCAATATTATCAACACAGAAACTAGATACAcactttttttgataggtaagaaTAAAAGAAACTAGATACACAATTAATGATTATAATACAATTTGTAACATATAAAGCAGACATCCCATGCCGTTAACATTTTCCTCTATAAAAgtcttatttatattttcttctccaacatTTTCCTCCCATTATGGGATGGCATTATCTGGGTTGACTTGGGTTATGCCCAAGAGGGTGGTGGACCTCctagcatgttggaataggcTCAGCTGGCTGGGACATGGAGGATGGTTCCTTTGTGCTTATTGcggtgtatttggttggaaagaaatgagagatgcTTCAACAACAAGGAGAGAACAGTGGGGCAAAActggaacttttttgtattttctttggttcaatggttttctgctattgtactaaagggagggaatgttcatgagtttttgctttcttttcagcttgctagagtgtaattaggtgtctcttttgtatacttcctgtgtacatgggctttgccTAGTTGCATTCgatcaataaagtttattacttatcaaaaaaaaaaattcctcccATTGTTTACCTCTACTATAAGACAAGAGGGGAAGAtgacttgtgggatgaatagctTAGGAAATCGGAATGGTCAACATGTGGGAGTAACCAAAATTGCAGAGGGGACAAACTTAGTGAAACAGAAGGAGTATCAAtattaagaagtgataaaaacATAAGAGACAGGACCACTTCACTAAAAAAACCTTAAATGACATATCTCACTGTGAAGATGATCCAAATGGAAAACTTCCCATGGTTACGTCCATAACATTCGCAATCCATCACAAGCATcaataaaacatgaaatcaaATTTGAAAGACAGAATAAAACTGCTAACTCTTGACTTGCAGCTTGgttaaaaatatagattatttaTTCCTTATTATTTATACTCTCTCTTATCCCTTTCTATACCAACTGAGGTTTTGCTAGCTCATTTTTGCGTTAAATCCAACTAAAAGTTATGCAATGATTGCACAAAAACATTGCTTTTTAAGAGTTTAAACAGGAGCTTAAGCACACatcttgaaatttcaaaaatgaaTCTCTTGCTGCAAAATACCTATTGGCCAGTCCTGAAATCCCTTGCTAGGAAAACAATCTaaaattacatacatatatatatatatatatatatatatatatatatagacacacctACATacagaataaatatagataatacagataaatatatatatatatatatatatattgataggtaaacacaatatatatatatatatgaattataagcAAAAGAGCAGAGCACCCAAAGTTCATTTAAAAAGTTAGAATCCAGATGTGACGTCAATATTCTAGACTCAGTTTAGTGTGCGAGAGAGAATTAAATAAACCAAATTTACACATTACAATAgtcaaaattatttcttaaatctTTAACCTGGTGCCAGTTTTGCCACCATTCAAaatgaaaagttaaaacttatagatgataaacatttttttccacaagaaaatacatcaatatcTCAATTCAATACAACCTGAAAGTGAGAATATTGGCAATTCCAACGCTTTAAAGAAGCCTTGCAacagatacatttaataatactCCCCGAAAAGATTAAGGGCATGTTtaggaagtgagatgagatgagaattctaagaatagtagtgaaatggttgagttaagatgttttattgggttttgggaaatgagagagaaaaagttgaataaaaatattataaatttaaaatattcttataatattattttttaatattatttttggtttgaaatttcaaaaagtggtattgttttttgtgttttatttggaagtttgggaaagtcgtaatgattaaatgaaaaagttgaaaatttgaaattgaaaagtgtttgtatttgagtgatcttggggaaggaaattatgagaagtcttgagatgagacgaaatgaaaaataaatgaaaaataatattgtaagcACCACATATATCATCAGTTCATGGTAGTCAAGTAGTCAACTCACTAAAACCATTCTTTCTTATAGCACTGCCACTGTTTTGTTTAATGCAAGTCAACCCATTATGGAAAATTCACACGACATGAAAATGCCTATCTATATTGAAATCATTACTCAACAGAACCATGAAGACCATAAGAAACAATCACTTTAATAAACttgttttgatttaatttttttttataagtaacttgttttgatttattgacaaggaaaataaaactttaaaaatcaaTGCACCCTATTAGAATATAcgtcaaataattaaattcaccTCTTCCCGTCAACCTAAGATTTCGAAACAATTAGTTATTTAATATGGTATTAGAACAAAGGTTTTGAGCCTAAACCTTGACTCCACATTTCACCtcacattttaattaaatattctttttttaagtaaaaatgcATTAGGAAGACATttcaattaaatattccacgtgTTGGGTTCACTTATTAAGGGATATATTGACCCACGCTTGAGAGAGAgtgatagaatataattaaaatgattaaatccGTCCATTCCCATCAACTTAAGCTTTTGGAATAATTGGTGATTTAACACACCCAAATAAGACAATCAAGCAACTTAAATATTTTCAGCATGCAGagacttttttccttttaacgAGAAAGATAATATATTCCGTTATCACCATGTTTCATAGCAAGCACTCCCAACTTCTGGATAGGAAAATTCATATAATTCTCTTACTTTGTCCATAGAGAAGATTCATAAGTTTTTTTACTAATTGAAGATAACCATGATTTAAGCAAGCAAAGTGAAGTATCAAAACTTCATTGATTCGGATTCACCTGTAGCCAAATCTGTGGCTGAACATTGTCCCGTGATCCAGTAACAATTCCTCCTGCaacaggagtagaaggagcctTCCCACGCATTGCAGGTATGGCTGATGAAGTTGGAGCACCCCAATAATCCATTCCGATATTTAGATTTGTCGTGGGACCAGCAACAGCTAAGGGAGCAGCACCTGCACCTGACATCGGCACCATAGCCATTGCTTGATTCATTATTGTATGAGGTGTATTTGGTCCTCCATTTTGAGGACCATGCACGGAATTGCCATTCTGAGATGCTTCAGCTGTAAAAAGACACATGAATTCTTCTTTAACACAGATCATTGCAGCTATAGAACAGcagaagaaaatattattatcacgtctttttctttaaaaactagAAAATTATTGAACCTTCAAAAGAATCTTGACCACCCCCTGACTTCGGTTGTGAGTCCTacaaaaaccaaagaaattaaGATGTAGGACTTTTCCTGTAAccggaaagagagagaagaggagcACAAAAGACAACCAACTACACGAGATTTCCCCATGTGATGATGACAGACAAACATTAATCTGGACAAATAACAACATGCCAATTTAGGTGACCATCAGTGGAATGCATCTTAAGAAGATCTCTCTAAACTAACCTCAAAGCAAGGTAGTCAAAGAAGACTTGGCTAACTTAGCATACACCTAAAAAAAGCACGTTggcataaataaaaaagatcaagAACTGAAATAGTCTATTTGAAACTATAATTAATCATTATTGTTCTCATTTATGCTTTCAGTTGTGAAAAATAGTGATTAAACAATATAAGGTACTTTTACATTTTCTAAGAAAGAATTAAAGTTAACCTCTCCACATAAACCTtctatgaatttattttctgtgttttaCCACTCCTTTTATCAATATTCACCATTCACAGAGTGTTTCGAAGTGTCTGCACCTCATACTTTGATGCTTAGCCTTGCATAAGTGTAGCACGACACCTTAATTAATGCTTTGCCCCCTTAATACTAAGAAGACAAACTATAGATGAAACACAAGTAGCAAAATGACtcaaaaatgaaagtaaaattgGTATTCCAAAGAACTAGTGAAAATAACTACTAACACAAAGCACCACAAAGCAGTTCACGCATAATACATGTGTTACCACCACCAGGATGGATAATCAGCAATCATTTCTAGCAAGGCTTTGGACTAGGGTGCTACCCTCCCCACCCCCCATCCTTGCTTGGGCAGGGTGGCTATTTTTCCCCCTGCCCCATCCATACCCACCATCCGGAATTTGCAAGTCCAAAAACAACCAACAATCCAACAAACCAAAATCCATCTAAATCACACAGATATGTGACTAGATCTATCAAATCTGATCAAGATCAGAATATATCTTATCTTAAAAACAAATCTCAGACCCAAGGCAGCACCGTGGGTCTAAGTATCAGAGATAGAGACCCACGGCACTGCCGTGGGTGTAGAGACTAAACAACCCACAGCCGCACCCATGGGTTGTTTCATTAGAGGTGACAGCCTTGCGTTGGAGGCGACGATCATTAAATCCAACTCAGTTAAAGCCTTTATATCAACCAATTCCACATAGATCTTTTTACACAGCTGAAGCATCAACTCAACTAGAGCAATTTTTCATCAAGATCTAGTAGTAGTTATATGAGATTACCAAAATATGGGTAGTTATATGGTTAGATCAGAGACCCACCTAGATGTTTTGATTGTCAGAATACTAGTTTGTTTCGAAATGCCGAAGGATTAACACCACATACACATAGCCAAAGAAACTCTGGCTCACAAAACATGCCAACAACATCTAGTAAATTGGACATAATAAAGCCCAAGATGACTCAAATTCAAGCTTTATCGTCAAAAAGGTCAATATCTCTAGctcaaataaggaaaaagaacaaAGTGAAAAACCAATTCTTCCAGGAAAAAAGATAGAAATCAATAATGTACCAACCACCATCAAGATCTCATACAAAGAAAATTTTTCAGCATATTAGTGGTAGCAATACAACACAATGAGCAATGTAACATCCAGGAGTGGGTATAGGAGGGTGGTGGTGAACGGAAATTGAGCATTACCTAGTAGGGAAAGGTTCTTACAGTTTATAATGATTCATAGGGGTTCCAAATGTAACAGTGACTAGtccttttttaatataagccTATAtcgttttcattttatttaggacgttacaaatggtatcgaAGTCCTAGCAATTAGAGATGTGATACTTGAACCATGCCATGTACAACGAATGACCTCATGAGGACTTCGAAGGTTTATGAGGAGGATATTGTAATACTTGGATCAAGTATGCAGGCATGCTAAATAGGATCTCGCATTGCTTGAAAGGGAGAATTTCTTGCAGTTTATAATGCTTCCAAGGATCTCTAACTAAGACATTGATCAGTCTATTTAGAATACAATCCCAAATATGGTTCCTTTGAGCAACTTCGATGGAGTTTAGGGCTGAGTTTCATGATTTTCTCGTCTTGTTTTCTATATCTAGTTAGGTGTTCCTCTTGTATAtttccctgtgtacttgggatACGCCTctcacattaataaaaaaatattcaaatacttACAAGAAAATATACGTTAAAATGTAGTTTGGGCTTTCcttaaatttacaaagaaagtCCATGTCATGTATTCCCTCCCATTGGGTCAATATTAAAAACCAAAACTTCACTGATGCACTAAGATAGGAGCAATATACTCATGACACAGAAAGTTACATATCAGAAAAGAGATGCAATTAGCATGGTCCTAGCccacccaaatcaataaaaaagtGTAGCAAGTATGCAAAATAAATGAACTAAGTGAAAAAGCACATACACTTTGAGAATTTGCATCACTTCCTTCACTCGAACCTTCACTTGCACTTTCAGCACTGCATGTCCCAAATTATTCCTCGTAAGCTAAAGAACTTTGTTTTGTAACAATGTTAAATACAGCAATGACAATTAGATGTTAACATACTCAGCAATATGCACAATCAGAACAGGATCAACTTTTTCAGTAACGACAGGTCCATTtaggcaatatataaatatatatatatatatgtaaaggaACATTTAGCttgtttcttttacttatcaaaaaaaggaaCATGAATCATCACCGCAACTAAAGATTCTCAGGCCCTATAACCATGAAGACTATAACATATGATCACTGAAAACATAAGAGGTATATAAGTTAACaacaatcatgaattttcatgaaCTGTATTGGGGATGGAAGTGAAGAGAGAATCCCCAAACCCCCTTCCCTCCTATCCAAAAGTCTCAAAGAGTAAGCATTCAATAATAATTAGCTTGGACCCTTAAACATTAGTCAATAGTCAAAATCATCCTAACACTAAGCATAGCTTGAttgctaaaaaaattgtttagaaCCATCCTATCAATACGCATAGCTCATTTACCTTTTAGAATGAACCCCATTAGCAGATGCACCTGAGGTTTTAGCATGCTCATTATTCTTCCCTGTTATCATATTCAAACTGCCTAAACTTCCTTTTGATCTTTTGATGGGCAACTTTTCCTTCACCTCAGATGGTTTACCATCTGTTTCCATGTTGCCAGTTGTGTTTCCCTAAGAGTGAATTCAAAGTTACTTATCATGTACTTGAACAAACAAAGGCATGCCTTTCCAATACGAAAACATAAAACACAGTAGTGTAGGAAACTCACAGTAGCCTCAAGCATGCCGTTTGGAGGAGCCATAGCAAAAGGACTAAAAGGATAAGGTCCCTGTTATTCACACACAGAACATGAGACTATAGTAAAAATTTGAGACTGCAACTAAACCATTTTGTACAAGAAAATACCGGAGGAATAGATGGGTGAGCATATATGCCACCATGGGGATACATTGCAACATATGGATGTGGAGGGGTACCATAGGGAGGCATTATATGctgcaataaaaaattatgttaaacttaatAATTCCAGCCAGAAGAACATGAACAGACTTTCTGCAATACTGCCAAGATCAAGAGAAAGTCATAGATGCAAATCATTAAAAGTGAACAAGGAATAACAATGGAGCATATAAACTTTTGAAGTGAGTTAGGCTTAgaatattacttatcaaaaaaaagttaGGCTTAGAATATTGACTTGTCAAACACCAAATGAACATTGAACTAAATGATAATTACGCTCAATAGAGCTTTAAACGTAGAACTTCCACATAGCCTAACTGGTTCATGTTCACCTCTAGATTGAAACATTTTTTGATAATGAACAATATAGGGTTATTATACaaacttgacatggagaaggcatatgatcgaGTTAACTGGAACTTTTTGTTACACATGCTTGAAAGGTGACTTGGAGAGAGAAGGTgctcttggatcaaattttgtATATCTACCGTACATTTCTCCATTTTGGTGAA
It contains:
- the LOC121234753 gene encoding bZIP transcription factor 16, with product MGSSDTDKQAKEKEPKTPPATNSNTTQDQSSATGTGVVNPDWSGFQAYSPIPPHGFLASSPQAPPYMWGVQHIMPPYGTPPHPYVAMYPHGGIYAHPSIPPGPYPFSPFAMAPPNGMLEATGNTTGNMETDGKPSEVKEKLPIKRSKGSLGSLNMITGKNNEHAKTSGASANGVHSKSAESASEGSSEGSDANSQSDSQPKSGGGQDSFEAEASQNGNSVHGPQNGGPNTPHTIMNQAMAMVPMSGAGAAPLAVAGPTTNLNIGMDYWGAPTSSAIPAMRGKAPSTPVAGGIVTGSRDNVQPQIWLQDERELKRQRRKQSNRESARRSRLRKQAECDELAQRAELLTEENANLRSEVSRIRSDYEQLLAENALLKERLGKVPGHEDPRSGRKDQHLSSDTQQTRQTEVVQGSH